The Deinococcus taeanensis genome has a window encoding:
- a CDS encoding TfoX/Sxy family protein, producing MVASDSAPVASLPNLGDKSARLLRQAGIVTIGELREVGPVETYRRLLALGERPSLVLLWAMVAGLRGEHWLQVNNHEKVQLKAQLRGTPEDPRPAEVQAM from the coding sequence ATGGTGGCTTCCGATTCGGCACCGGTGGCTTCGCTGCCCAACCTGGGGGACAAAAGCGCCCGTTTGCTGCGGCAGGCCGGCATCGTGACCATCGGGGAGCTGCGCGAGGTGGGTCCAGTCGAAACGTACCGGCGGCTGCTCGCCCTGGGTGAGCGGCCCTCCCTCGTGCTGCTGTGGGCCATGGTGGCCGGACTCCGCGGTGAACACTGGCTCCAGGTGAACAACCACGAGAAAGTTCAGCTCAAAGCGCAGCTCCGCGGCACGCCGGAGGATCCTCGACCAGCGGAAGTCCAGGCGATGTAA